AATGGTGAAACAGATGAACAGAAAAACCGATGAACCGAGCAAGTGTTCTCCTTGCAGCACTTCAACACGTTAATACGATTATACTTAAATATTATCTTCCTGTGCCCCTTGGTCTACGAAGCTTTCCTGATCTACTTAGCTTCAGCGTAGTAGATAGCGTAGTAGACTGCACCCTGCTGCGTGCGGTTTGCAGTCCCGAGACTTCGGGATACCCTGAACTCTGAACCTTGCATCCTTCCACTTTCAAAACCGGATCTGCAGCCTTGCCACCGCACCGTCTACCTTTACGTTTCCGCTAACGGGCAGAATTATCAAATGAGCCGTACTCCCTTCAAGGCCCTTTCGCGCCCGGTTATACGCGCTGATGGCGCTGATCACCCGGTTAACAACCATCAGGCCTGCAATGGCGGGGAGCTGATTGCGAACCCGGTCGCGGGTTTGCCTCAAATCTCTGTACCGCAGCCTGTTTTCGGTACTGTTCCACTGCCAGCGGTTTTCCGGGATGTCGTCAAAAAGCCGGTCCCAGTTTCGTGACCTCAACTGAAAATCATTGTACTCCTCCAGGCTGTTAAAATCACCCACAGCCAGCCGAAAAGCACGGTTTCGTCCGTTTAACTCTACTCCTGCATTCAGGCTCGATAGCGTAAGGATATCATTCTCCAGCCTGTTTCCGCGAACGGCGAGACCGAAAAAACTGCCGATCAGCACCGCCTCCGCTCCGATGTGGGCCAGTCCGCGGCTTCGGTTCTGCTCACCTGCGTAAAAATGTCCCCACCCCGGCATGGCAAGGGAGCGAAGAAAGGCACCGCGCGGATCCCGGTTTTCCGCAACTTCATTTCTCTCCGGCTGCTGCGCCATTATACCGGGCGCGATAATAAGCACGGTTAGTACGGAAGCTACGATGTTGCTGAAACGTGACATCGGGGTGGAGGTTGGAGTTTGGAATTTGGAGTTAGGAGTACTTGGAGTTGGGAGTACTTGGAGTTGGGAGTTAGGAGTTGGGAGTATTGGGTACTGAGTATTGAGTATTGAATATTGATTTATTCTTCTGGATAGATGGACTTCTTGGCCGCAAGAAGCGTGTTTTTCATGAGCATGGCAACAGTCATCGGCCCCACACCTCCCGGAACGGGCGTGATCCAGCTCGCCTTTTTGCGGATGCTCTCAAAATCACAGTCACCCACCAGCTTGTACCCCTTTTCCGTGGTTTCGTCGGCCACGCGGTTGATGCCCACATCGATCACAACGGCTCCTTCCTTCACCATTTCCGCTTTGATCAAACTTGGCTGACCGGCCGCCACCACCAGGATATCGGCAGAGATGGTATGGATCGTAATATCTTTGGTAAACTTGTGGCAGATTGTGGTTGTGGCTTTCCCGATGTTATGCTCCCTGGAGAGCATGATTCCCATCGGGGTGCCCACAATATTGCTGGCCCCCACCACCACAGCGTGCTTTCCCTTGGTCTGTATGCTGTAGTACTTGAACAGTTCAAAAATACCTGCCGGCGTACACGATTTGAAGGTTGGCTCATTCACCGCAAGGCGTCCCACGTTCATGGGATGAAAACCGTCCACGTCTTTTTTATAATCAATGCTTTCAATCACATCGTGTGAAGATAGGTGCGAAGGAAGGGGCAGCTGCACCAGGATGCCGTCAATCGAGTCATCATCGTTGAATGACTGAATCACCGATTTCAGCTCTCTCGCAGAAACGGTGTCGGGCAGATGTGTGGTATCCGTTTCGATTCCCACCTGTTTGCAGGATCGCGTCTTGGCACCGATGTAAGTTGTGGAGGCGGGATCCGTGCCCACCTGCAGCACCTTTAGAAAAGGCCGCCGGTTCCCGGCCGCAACCCAGTTCTCCACATCCTGGTGGATCTGTTCTTTCAGTTCAGTGGCTACTTTTTTGCCGTCAATCAGTTGTGCGGACATCTTCAGGGTTCAGGGTTCAGGGTTCA
The sequence above is drawn from the Rhodohalobacter mucosus genome and encodes:
- the folD gene encoding bifunctional methylenetetrahydrofolate dehydrogenase/methenyltetrahydrofolate cyclohydrolase FolD, which codes for MSAQLIDGKKVATELKEQIHQDVENWVAAGNRRPFLKVLQVGTDPASTTYIGAKTRSCKQVGIETDTTHLPDTVSARELKSVIQSFNDDDSIDGILVQLPLPSHLSSHDVIESIDYKKDVDGFHPMNVGRLAVNEPTFKSCTPAGIFELFKYYSIQTKGKHAVVVGASNIVGTPMGIMLSREHNIGKATTTICHKFTKDITIHTISADILVVAAGQPSLIKAEMVKEGAVVIDVGINRVADETTEKGYKLVGDCDFESIRKKASWITPVPGGVGPMTVAMLMKNTLLAAKKSIYPEE